One Xyrauchen texanus isolate HMW12.3.18 chromosome 44, RBS_HiC_50CHRs, whole genome shotgun sequence DNA segment encodes these proteins:
- the LOC127636740 gene encoding ras association domain-containing protein 2-like, which yields MDNVDSDKMQIGENKFVSKRTIVSHLKTYNIYYEGQALQLRHREEEGELIIEGLLNVFWGVRRPIRLQMQDEKEPESPRSLLTSLSAETDISTDINSETNQASISIEVTAADNQSNDSSGEEKEEEGNGDQEVSQSERLLRTRSDVGGRRIGGRRLGIRRVNRHRCSFNGHFYNHKTAVFTPAFGSVTNVRVNSCMTTAQVLRVLFNKFKIENNPDQFNLYLVHTSGERHQLKPNDHPLAVRILQGPCEQVSKIFLMETNQVEEVTYDVAQYIKFELPVLQSFITKLHEEEEREMQKLKKRFIDLRQIIKRYMQYLADKSS from the exons ATGGACAATGTGGATTCAGACAAGATGCAGATCGGAGAAAACAAATTTGTAAGCAA GAGGACTATTGTCTCGCAccttaaaacctacaatatttaCTATGAAGGACAAGCTCTCCAGCTGAGACACAGAGAG GAGGAGGGTGAGCTGATCATTGAGGGTTTGCTCAATGTATTTTGGGGCGTGCGGCGGCCAATCAGACTGCAAATGCAAGACGAGAAGGAGCCAGAGAGCCCACGCTCCTTACTAACGTCACTGAGTGCAGAAACGGACATCAGCACAGACAT AAATAGTGAAACAAACCAGGCCTCTATATCCATTGAGGTCACTGCAGCAGACAACCAATCAAATGACAGCTCGGGTGAAGAAAAAGAAGAGGAAG GTAATGGAGATCAGGAGGTGTCACAGTCCGAGCGTCTCCTCAGGACCAGAAGTGATGTCGGTGGGAGAAGAATTGGTGGTCGGAGACTTGGAATCAGGAGAGTCAACAGACACAGATGCTCCTTTAATGGCCACTTCTACAACCACAAG ACGGCAGTTTTCACCCCAGCCTTTGGTTCTGTGACCAATGTTCGTGTCAACAGTTGTATGACAACAGCACAGGTGTTGCGGGTGTTATTCAACAAGTTCAAGATTGAGAACAACCCAGACCAATTTAACCTCTATCTTGTCCACACTAGTGGAG AGAGACATCAACTAAAACCGAATGACCATCCATTGGCAGTCAGAATTTTGCAAGGCCCTTGTGAACAGGTCAGCAAAATCTTCCTAATGGAAACGAACCAGGTGGAAGAGGTTACCTATGAT GTGGCACAATACATCAAGTTTGAGCTTCCTGTGCTACAAAGCTTCATCACAAAACTGCATGAGGAAGAGGAAAGAGAGATGCAGAAACTGAAGAAGAG GTTCATTGATTTGCGTCAGATCATCAAGAGATACATGCAGTATTTAGCTGATAAGAGTTCATGA
- the LOC127636742 gene encoding calsenilin isoform X2, producing the protein MVRHQPEGLEQLQAQTKFTRKELQSLYRGFKNECPSGLVDEETFKTIYSQFFPQGDASKYAHFLFNAFDLDRNGSIRFEDFVIGLSVLLRGSVTEKLRWAFNLYDINKDGYITKEEMLEIMKSIYDMMGRYTYPSVKEDDPFEHVEKFFQKMDRNRDGVVTIDEFIETCQKDENIMSSMQLFENVI; encoded by the exons ATGGTGCGACATCAGCCAGAGGGTCTGGAGCAGCTTCAGGCTCAGACCAAGTTCACAAGGAAGGAGCTGCAGTCACTCTACAGAGGCTTCAAAAAT GAGTGTCCTAGTGGATTGGTGGATGAGgaaacatttaaaactatatattccCAGTTCTTCCCCCAAGGAG ATGCATCCAAGTATGCACACTTCCTTTTCAATGCATTTGACCTGGACCGAAACGGCTCTATACGCTTTGAA GACTTTGTAATTGGCCTCTCTGTTCTGCTTCGAGGTTCTGTGACAGAGAAACTGAGGTGGGCCTTTAACCTGTATGACATAAATAAAGATGGCTACATCACAAAAGAG GAAATGTTGGAAATCATGAAGTCCATCTATGACATGATGGGCAGGTACACTTATCCTAGTGTTAAAGAGGATGATCCATTTGAACATGTGGAGAAATTCTTCCAG AAAATGGACCGAAACAGAGATGGTGTGGTCACCATTGATGAGTTCATAGAGACCTGTCAGAAG GACGAGAACATCATGAGCTCCATGCAGCTGTTCGAGAATGTCATTTAG